The DNA window tgggtgtgtgtgtaagtgtgttgtatgcatgtgtgtgtctgtccttttcttaattctgttgttctctttgctgttttatcctttgtgaggcactttgtgctacctagcgtatgaaaagtgccatataaataaagattgatattgatattgaataaaataagaaataaaatagaataaattaaaaatagaatataaatataaatataaaactataaaaatgttccagttctcctgttggccctcctccccccctgtgaggagttgaacagcctgatggctcgggggatgaatgagttccccagtctgttggtcctgaactcgCCTGCATTAAAGGCTTTAGAACAGAAACTGAAACAAGCGTCACTGACCTGTTGGAtctgaactgacagctgaaagatTTTGCAGAATGTCGTTCCGAGGTAtcttctctaaaatcttctTGGTGACTTCCACGGCTCCTTGATCTTTGTTAGCCTTCACCATCAAATCCACAACGACCGTCCTCTCTCTGGTCTCTAGTTGGTAGTTTTTAATCGGGTTGAAGCCTCCCATGATTCCAGAATCTTTCaggtaaaatttgaatttattgaattcttcctcagttaaattctccagaaccttcagcaggaTCTCTTGGGCCATTGTAGCGTCCTGCTGGCAGTAGACCTGCAATCAAGTGAGTGAAGGAACATTTCAGGAGTGAACTACACACCTTCTCTTTAGAGCAGGAGTGCCCATTACATCGATCgggatctaccggtcgatcgggATCTACCAGtcggtcgatcgcggcgtgacatttaaaaatatcagccGATCATTCACCCGTCACGTGATTGATgtacagggcagccagtgagATGACAACTGAAGTTGACAATCAGGCGACCAATCACGTGCAAACAACGGCGCTGAGTGCAGCAGAACGACGTCAGCCTATCAGCAGTCCCGtgacttgattgacatacagggcagccaatcagaagcgcTAAACTATTCAgccaattacctctgattttaagccaccGCTAAAGCtgatggtcatcaaaatgactgagggagcgggaccaagtaagaagacaaaaacagatcacTTTCATATCGGCCAGTGCAAACATCTACTTTCtacatgaagatgatgaagtccAAAAAGCGTTGCACGGtgactgatgaacatctggaggtgtgggtgaggctgtcagcagctacggTCCCTGTGCCTCCCTGGCTGGTTCAGTTCAGTGCACGTCAGCAAAGTGAACTTAGGTAATTACAAAAAGAggttaatagttaattattatgtgtgttttgccatATTGGCTCATTCAATTAAGCAAAGTACATCAACTGTACATACAAataatcctcaatacatttgaaaataattactgttttgcatttttgtggtgggtagatcactttgacttggtcattttgtaagtagctcgcatgctgaaaaagtgtgagcaCCCTGATTTAGAGCCTCCGTCCCCAAACACCATCGTTCAGGAGATGGTTTAAAGGTTGAATGAGTCATTAACGATGGTCCAAAGTTGGTTGTCAGTAACAGGACAGGaaatcagacagagagaggaccaATGATAGTTGTGGGGGAGCAGATCACAGAAAGctgttttgatcattttctgGATGAACCTACATCAACCTTCTCTCTCAAAGCTGCTTTAGTCACATGGGGCCCAAACGCACCTCCCAAATGTGAGACCCCTTAACTCTGAactctttattttgaaatggcaACTAACTTGAATTGGTTTAGTTGGCTGATGGAACTGCTCCAAAGTGACATTTGACAGGCCAACGACCGGGACTGGGACAGCCCATAATACCCATATTAGTAACGTGGACCAACGAAAGGGGACAAAAGCCAAAGTTTCAGAATCAGCCTAAAGAAACATATGACAGAAGACATCAAAGACTTTAGGAACAAAGGCAGCGCATGTGCCATCGAGCTGCATCTTTCCAGGGTCGTGATTAGTAGCAGGTTCTGATACAGTAGCACAGATCATCAAAGAACACGAGCACGTTGTCTagaatcaaagaaaagaacaaagctgCATGAAACAGTTGTGATCAGGGCGACTCAAGTAGTTCTGAGGAATCTGGAGACAAGGCGGCATTGTTGATgacaaacaggaacaaacaaaaacatcgaTCTGATATTGATATTAGAatggacagcacacacacacacacacacaccacacactcacacacacacacacacacacacaaacacccacacacacacacacacacaaacatccacacacacacacacacacaaacacccacacacacacaccacacactcacacacacaaacacacacacacacacacacacacaaacacacaccactcatacagcacacacacacacacaaacacacacacacacacacacaccactcatacactcacacacacacacacacaccacacacacacacacacacacacacacacaccactcatacacacacacaaacacccacacacacacacacacacacacacacacacaccactcatacaccactcatacagcacacacactaacacacacacacacacaccactcatacaccactcatacagcacacacactaacacacacacacacacaccactcatacaccactcatacagcacacacactaacacacacacacacacaccactcatacagcacacacacacacacacacacacacacacaccactcatacaccactcatacagcacacacactaacacacacacacacacaccactcatacagcacacacactaacacacacacacgcactcacccacacacacaaacacacacacacacacaccactcatacagcacacacactcacacacacacacacagacacacacaccactcatacagcacacacactaacacacacacacacagacacacacaccactcatacagcacacacactaacacacacacacactcacaccgtggacagcgttgagacgggtggaggccgccgACCGtggacgccctcgccgtgggggcggagcggcacagcgttgacgACCTGATTTTTCTATTGATTCTCCTAACAGGAGCAGCCGTTGATCAATAGTCTAAATATCAatggcctgtttcagcctgtgaagctgttaatgatgctgtgagaggaaggaaggcctCACTGATGCATTTAGTTCTAACTATATATTCAGCCGTATATGTAGAATACTTCATCTTTACTGCACCAGAGCTACGATGGCTGAACATCTCAGACGTGCTCCACAATCCCACTGTGATCCAGTTTATTTCTGATTCCTGCTTCATTGGAATTGTGGTCAAAAATCCCGGACTGCTTTTGTGTCGTCTTTAGTCACGAGTCCGGTGCTGTTCTAGACCTTCACCCCCCCAGCATGGCCGTGATCAGCACGacagttaaaaacataaatattggaatatcagaaatgtcctcttgacaacatgcagatgctgtttcctcttgtattgtgaTTCACCATGAGATTATTTTTAAGTCAAGGGCGACTCTGAAGATGCTTGTTTTTTAGAATACAGATTTATACTGATGATCACAGTTGTGTTATATGGTGCCTACAACATTtgctccactagatggcagcctttccagagctctatgattatttagctggctgtggaataacattctaaacaccccatagttcacgcttggacaattcaagacccttaaaaatgtatctgagTGAGAATTGACATTGCTTTTCTGATGTTGGATGTTAATTTTGTCTCTTCTCCGTTCtaagctctctgtctcctcttgggATCTATATTACTGTTTACATCTGTGAGTTCTCGTGGTGATCATGAAGGATGAGGCCAACTTGGCTGAGTCGCTTTggaaaaagaggtttaatctcaccaggaaaattaaaaataaaggacaaaggtgtagaaaaacagccagttttGCTAGGATCACGTTGCTCTCTCCTGACAACCTGTGGAATCAGCAATAGGAAAGATGAGGTTGGTTGGACAGACGGGACCTTCATGATGAACATCCAGCAGGTCTAGAACTCATATTCAGGCCGTGAGCTCAACCCTCGTGTTTCTTCAGACGGGAGCTTCTCCTGCGTTCGAACACAAATGCACCGAGGAACCGGGCACGAACCAAGACCATAAACCAAAGCCAAAGCCGGGGAACAGCGGTTCAATGAATGTGGTTTTGAAGGTATAGAGGTGGACCAGGGTGTCGGTGGTGATTCTGTAGAAGGTCACAGTGCCAGCGGGGTAGTTCACATAGACGGCGACTCTCCGAGGACCAGTGGATGATAAGGGGGGGAAGGCTACACTTATGTTATTGTGGAGGACAGAGTAACCGCTGTCAGAACACTCAAGGCTCCAAGAATGCTGATTCGCTCCAAACTGGCCTTGGGGACTGCTTCCATGTCTCCAGATCTTTTTGTATGCCACAGAAATCCAAACCCATCctgtccactccacctcccagtaACAGCGACCAGTTAGGCTGTTGCTACACAGCAGCTGTGGACAGACATCAAACCTCTCTGGATGGGCTGGATATGGTTGGTCCTCGGCCACTCTCCTCATAATCCAGTTGTTGGACACTTGGATTGACCTGTGGACGGTGTTGGTGTCCACGCTGAGCTCACAGTGatctaaagggagagaggaggaaccaggaaccagctcatgaaacacaactgagtccactaactgctgcttttttcagagCGTGACGTGCTGACGCATCAAGTTGATCACTTACACTTCTTCAGACCACTCTTaagtctctctttcccacaatggtccagtctggattgggagaagacacagaggaaatgaaaccCAAGGCAGGACAGAGGTTCAACAGATGCCACCTCAACCTTGAGCTCTACACTGTTCGTCCCTGACTTTGGGTCGGCCTGAACCGGTTTGCTCTTGATTCGGTTTGTGAACCTCAGAGCTGGATTTGtgacatctctccatatgccaacgtcatggaggagaactttgCCTATTTCTCTCTAAGGATTCCCTCACAGGCAGTGGCTGCAGCCAGATGGTTGTGCTGGCATCACCTGATCTTTTTGTATCTCTGACGTGACCCTTTTATTCTCCCTTATGTGGGTTCTCGTACCCTGAAGGTCCAGAAAGCATCACATCTCTCTGCTCAGAGGTGGTTCAGATCTCACAATGTGCTGCTTGAACCACCGAACGTCTGGAAGGTCTCCATGCTCATCAATAAATAgtatcaggtcttcattttagggagggtgtttgcatctacctgagaacctccaggctcaactctggatcctccagaacagcagagagctgcttcgttccatcatctccaggatggttgaagctcaggtccagttcttttagatgggttgggttggacctcaacgctgaggccagagaagaacatccttctgctgtgatgagacagcccgataacctgcatgcaagcacatccaccacacacacacacacacacacacacacacacacacatccaccacacacacacacgcacacacacacacaccacacacacacacacgcacacacacacaaccaccacacacacatccaccacacacacacacactcacacacacacacacacactcacactcacactcacacacacacaccacacacacacacacacgcacacagacacacacatacacacacacacacacatacatacacacatacacacacacgcacacacacacacacacacatacacacacacacacacacgcacgcacacacacacacacacactcacacacacacatacatacacacacacgcacacacacaaacacacacacacattgctcactaattaacagctcatttatgcaaagttctgggtcgtgtgtcggggcctggacctgactggggagcgaagcacaggaaccagaaccagactaagtcattttaaaagctgtgggagtgaacagtggtcggctggtcggcatttttggtaaagatatttcctctttttggaagataaccaacatttcaagctgccatttagaaaaactgatgatgctgataaggagcactaacctgaggatctccagccggcagtttggactcttcagaccaacagagagctcgttcagccctgaatccctcaggtcattgtcactcaggtccagctctagcagactagaggaggaggcgctgaggacgggggacagagcttcacaactcctctccctcagattgcagtgactcaacctgaaaaaagaaaagaagaagaaagcaggaaatccttctggttctctcctgcacaatcagggacgcaggcttatttctttagttgacctttatgaggacggaagctgcaatgatacggaatgaaatcagttcttggagtaactactgcgactgcctaaaacgctgccagatgtgatgcgtgttgctgaacacctgtagacacctgcagaacacctgcagaacacctgcagaacacctgcagacacctgcagacacctgcagacacctgtagacacctgcagacacctgctgaacacctgcagacacctgcagacacctgcagaacacctgcagaacacctgcagaacacctgcagacacctgcagacacctgcagacacctgtagacacctgcagaagacccgcagacacctacagacacatgcagacacctgcagacacctgcagaacacctgcagacacctgcagacacctgcagaacacctgcagaacacctgcagacacatgcagaacacctgcagacacatgcagacacctgcagacacctgtagacacctgcagaacacccgcagacacctacagacacctgcagacacctgcagaacacctgcagatacctgcagacacctgcagacacctgcagaacacctgcagaacacctgcagacacctgcagacacctgcagacacatgcggaacacctgcagacacctgcagaacacctgcagaacacctgcagacacctgcagacacctgcagacacctgcagacacctgcagaacacctgcagaacacctgcagacacctgcagaacacctgcagaacacctgcagacacatgcagacacctgcagaacacctgcagaacacctgcagacacctgcagaacacctgcagaacacctgcagaacacctgcagacacctgcagacacctgcagacacctgcagaacacctgcagacacctgcagacacctgcagaacacctgcagaacacctgcagacacctgcagacacctgcagaacacctgcagaacacctgcagacacatgcagacacctgcagacacctgcagacacctgcagaacacctgcagatacctgcagacacctgcagacacctgcagaacacctgcagaacacctgcagacacctgcagacacctgcagacacatgcggaacacctgcagacacctgcagaacacctgcagaacacctgcagacacctgcagacacctgcagacacctgcagaacacctgcagaacacctgcagacacatgcagacacctgcagacacctgtagacacctgcagaacacccgcagacacctacagacacctgcagacacctgcagaacacctgcagatacctgcagacacctgcagacacctgcagaacacctgcagaacacctgcagacacctgcagacacctgcagacacatgcggaacacctgcagacacctgcagaacacctgcagaacacctgcagacacctgcagacacctgcagacacctgcagaacacctgcagacacctgcagacacctgcagaacacctgcagaacacctgcagacacctgcagacacctgcagacacctgcggaacacctgcagaacacctgcagacacatgcagaacacctgcagacacctgcagaacacctgcagaacacctgcagacacctgcagacacctgcagaacacctgcagaacacctgcagacacatgcagaacacctgcagaaaacctgcagaacacctgcagacacctacagacacctgcagacacctgtagacacctgcagacacctgcagacacctgcagacacctgcagaacacctgcagacacctgcagaacacttacagggcttttctgcaggctgtgaccactggcagcagcctcagaagaacccactctgaagcagagtatttcttcaggtcaaacatctccaggtcttgtcctgaggacagtaatatgaagccaagagctgaccactgagcagaggagagactttctgttgtcaatcttctggatctgaggttctgttgaacctcctggaccagtgaactatcgttcagctcgttcagacagtggaacaggttgatgattctctctgaggacagattctctccaatcttctccttgatgtagccaatgatttcctgattgggctctgagctgccttcaccgttaattagacctcgtagaagagcctgattggtcggcagagaaagacccaaaaggaaccgcaggaacaggtccaggtgtcctttttcattttgcaaggcctcgtccaccgcacactggtaaaaatcagcctgtttgattttggagTTGGGCAGTTTAGAGAGTAAATAACGTAATGAGGTTGGTGTTtctgacagtatgttggtgccagacttggtgaatgtcaaatgtgcatgaagagcagcgagaaactcctgaacactcagatggacaaagcagaacacctcctccttgaacagtccttgctcccttctgaacatctgcgtgaacactcctgagtaggcatcagccgacctgacggtgatgccacagtctcttagatcgcactcgtagaagatcacattgcctttctgcagttgtttaaatgccagctttgccagaattggaatcatctcacagctctctggactccattgtggacctttcccgtctcctctcttgtttttcggtgagaactgaacaaccaggaaggagatgtaCATCGCTGTGAGAGTCTTGGGCAGCTCTTCTCGCATCTTCAACACATCCTCAAAAACCtttgcagtgacccagcagaagaTTGGGATGTGACACATGATATGGAGGCTTCGAGATGCCTTGATGTGAGAGATGATCCTgcacgcctgctcctcctccttgaactTCCTCCTAAAGTACTCTTCCTTCTGCACGTCAGTAAACCCTcgcacctctgtcctcatgtccacaAAATCCGGatggatctgattggctgccgcggGCCTCGTGGTTATCCAGAGTcgagcggaggggagaagaCTTCTGTTAATGAGGTTTGTGAGCAGGACCTCCACCGAGCACGGTGCCTTCACATCTATATCCGCCTCCTGGAATTCATTGGTTCTGGTGTCCATTTCTAGTCGGCTCTCATCCAGCCCATCCAAGATAAACAGAAGCTTGAATTTACAATTGTCAAAATTGGCATCTCctgatgactgcagagctgtaaaGATGCTGTTAAGAGCCTCTATTTTAATGGCCCTGGGCTCTTGGATGCACTTATGAGCGAGTTCAGCCAAGGATCGGCGTGTCCCCCTCAACAGGTTCAGCTGGCGAAAGGTGAACGGCAATATGAGATGCACGTCTTGATTGGCTCGTTGTTCTGCCCAGTCCAACACAAACTTGCGGATTAGAAAGGTTTTGCCAATTCCTGCATTTCCGTTGGTCAGAACAGTTCTTATGGGTTTATCTTTCCCAGCTGGAGGTGTAAACAGGTCACTGGGACTAATgggttgttctgtgtctgaaggGTTCCCAACCATGTCAATCTGAGTGACCTCGTGCTGAGCATTGATGTGTATGTCGCCACCGGTGGTgacgtacagctgtgtgtagacGTCGTCCAGCCGTTGCTCGTCTGCCTTCTCATCACagccttcctgcacacacataaacctgCTCCTCAGGTTTGACTGAAGGTTTGATTGATGAGAGCCGATGGGGACGTGTTCACATGTGGGACCTAAAAGCAAAATATACATGCACATGTTAGTCGATATATTCAGCAGAtatgaatatattatatatttattccagagtgctttgagctgatgttttacagtttatcttcttctcaggtccagttgggcttcacatttcaaaaagacaagaacagcatCACTGGAGTAAAACAATCCCAAAAACTTAAGTAAAGAACTCAGAAGAGCTTTTAAAGCAGGTACGACTGGAATTCTTTCAGACTGACGCTGCAGCaatttgctgttgatgctgctgttgagatcTGACGCTCAAAATTTCAGACTGGATCAAGTTTCACTGATTccagatcaggaaaaacaatgaaagtggtGGCGGGTCTCAGCAGGTCCGAAGGGTTGATCATGAGTTCTGAACTTGATAGGAGACAAACCTCCATTCTAAGAAAAGGcggtgcagcttcatctggaaggatgggttaaccctaaccctaagcatgcctcctcagtcagaccacttcctgtgtgtcttggtAACAGTTAACTCTAaatttatgacattttaatgacgTTAGTGGTTATGATGGTGCTTGGCTGCAGGCGGTGAAAACATCTCACGGCAGCACTTTGAAGCTctcatccatgcctttattacacctctatccatgcctttattacccctctatccatgcctttattacacctctatccatgcctttattacacctctatccatgcctttattacccctctatccatgcctttattacacctctatccatgcctttattacacctccatccatgcctttattacacctccatccatgcctttattacacctctatccatgcctttattacacctctgtccatgcctttattacacctctgtccatgcctttattacacctctgtccatgcctttattacacctccatccatgcctttattacacctctatccatgcctttattacacctctatccatgcctttattacacctctatccatgcctttattacagcatggcccgtctgtcctctcctgcccgTTCCCATATTCTCCTACATAAATGCACATATTGCCGGTCTTGGTTTTCTCTGGTCTTGCTGATCCTGGATTCGCTGCATCAGGACCCGGAGGATGAAGGTGGGCCACATCTCTGATGAGGAcgtctgaagatgcacctggacCTGCTATATTACTGTTAATGCTGATGTGCTCTGTGCACGTGGCCTCTGCTGCACGTCTGCCCGTCCCAGGGAGACGGATCCCTCAGCTGTGgatctcctccaggtttctccaggtttttcctgacctggtttGAGGGCCTAAGGACGGAGGACGTCACAGCTGTGCTGCCTGTAAAGTCCTCTGATGCAGCAATCTGGTGATTTTGGGCCTCAGGGCGGCTGATCGGCTCCCGGAGGCACCAGAAtctcagcagaaccacctgGAGTGCTGCTCCTAAATCATGAAGCCATCTGCCATCGGACGTTAGACAGCCTCCTTTACTCCACATCTTTAAAAGCCATCTCAAAATGCACCTTGATCCTGTGTCACgttcaaactgttcatttaaaaatgctgtaactacttattgtcactcctgaccagaaccctgacctgctttagctgatgttctatcacctcaggatagcaggagacaacctgaccatccatcccccattttcttatatgttcctttctgtatatcatgctttgttttatcttgTGACGCTTATGCTTTATCATATGATGCTTACCCTTACGcgtattgtaatcttacatgttcgtgtgctagtataaaaaTGAACCTCCCCAGGGCCCacactggtagctacactgcAGACGTGCGGTGGCCCTAGCAGCAAGTAAACCGAAGCTTCCTCTTACGGCAACAGCACAGGAAGGAAACTCGTCACTTCCTCTCCAACATCCTGCTTTCGTTTTTGCCGTTTTTCTTCCGTGTTCTTTTATACTTATTTTATCTGAGCTGCTTTATAATTGtaatgattgtttttaaagtgctttatgaATATATCATCATGAAACAACTCTGGAATTCTCTGAAACATTTTAGTGTAAAGATGTTTTACCCGACGTGTTTTGAGCTTTCTGTTCTCCGTTCAGCACTTTATTCTCAGCAATACTGATAACGAACTAGAGAAacagtttaacctttaacctcacctgCATTAAAGGCTTTAGAACAGAAACTGACCTTCTGGAtctgaactgacagctgaaagatTTTGCAGAATGTCGTTCCGAGGTAtcttctctaaaatcttctTGGTGACTTCCACGGCTCCTTGATCTTTGTAAGCCTTCACCATCAAATCCACAACGTCCGTCCTCTCTCTGGTCTCTAGTTGGCAGCGTTTAATCGGGTTGAAGCCTCCCATGATTCCAGGATCTTTCaggtaaaatttgaatttattgaaTTCTTCCTTAGTTAAATTCTCCAGAACATTCAGCAGGATCTCTTGGGCCATTGTCCGTCTTCTCTTTAGAGCAGGagtgctcattacgtcgatcggGATCTACCGGtcggtcgatcgcggcgtgacatttaaaaatatcagccgatcattcatcccgtcacgTGATTGATGTACAGGTCAGCCAGtgagatgacaactgaatttgacaatCAGGCGACCAATCACgtgcaaacaacggcgctaagtgcagcagaacggcgtcagcctatcagcagtcctgtgacttgattgacatacagggcagccaatcagaagcgcTAAACTATTCAgccaattacctctgattttaagccaccGCTAAAGCtgatggtcatcaaaatgactgagggagcgggaccaagtaagaagacaaaaacagatcacTTTCATATCGGCCAGTGCAAACATCTACTTTCtacatgaagatgatgaagtccAAAAAGCGTTGCACGGtgactgatgaacatctggAGGTGTGGGTGAGGCTgtaatcctcaatacatttgaaaataattaatgttttgcatttttgtggtgggtagatcactttgacttggtcattttgtaagtagctcgcatgctgaaaaagtgtgagcaCCCTGATTTAGAGTCTCCGTCCCCAAACACCATCGTTCAGGAGATGGTTTAAAGGTTGAATGAGTCATTAACGATGGTCCAAAGTTGGTTGTCAGTACCGGGACAGGAAATCAGCCAGAGAGAGGAGCAACGATAGTTGTGGGGGAGCAGATCACAGAAAGctgttttgatcattttctggatgaactgttggatcgcaatacctcctgtatgtagctgccgatccgcgtgttcgttgaatgaagacttcgagaagtaaagtaccaatttcaaaatgtatttgacaatagaaccaattccagatacaaatattacagagctccgggccagttcataaccctagcaacaacaaagttaattgtcagggcacgaagtctgacaaactaactatcccttggcccagtcctttatagtcacacacattcaaattcacaatgtccatgcaatccaatccagatcttgctgagatgtcctcgtcctcttcctccagtcccctGCGGTGTTGGTAGGGGTTcctcttttccattgttttcccaggtggccagctcccattcttcatgcaaatgtgatcatcatcaaccccctgatatcctgtttacaatgagtttttgacaccccctgcctgactggctcctgagataacagtagatcaaacaacaatcctgca is part of the Takifugu rubripes chromosome 21, fTakRub1.2, whole genome shotgun sequence genome and encodes:
- the LOC115247483 gene encoding NACHT, LRR and PYD domains-containing protein 3-like, producing the protein MAQEILLKVLENLTEEEFNKFKFYLKDPGIMGGFNPIKEGQLETRERTVVVDLMVKANKDQGAVEVTKKILEKIPRNDILQNLSAVSSDPTGPTCEHVPIGSHQSNLQSNLRSRFMCVQEGCDEKADEQRLDDVYTQLYVTTGGDIHINAQHEVTQIDMVGNPSDTEQPISPSDLFTPPAGKDKPIRTVLTNGNAGIGKTFLIRKFVLDWAEQRANQDVHLILPFTFRQLNLLRGTRRSLAELAHKCIQEPRAIKIEALNSIFTALQSSGDANFDNCKFKLLFILDGLDESRLEMDTRTNEFQEADIDVKAPCSVEVLLTNLINRSLLPSARLWITTRPAAANQIHPDFVDMRTEVRGFTDVQKEEYFRRKFKEEEQACRIISHIKASRSLHIMCHIPIFCWVTAKVFEDVLKMREELPKTLTAMYISFLVVQFSPKNKRGDGKGPQWSPESCEMIPILAKLAFKQLQKGNVIFYECDLRDCGITVRSADAYSGVFTQMFRREQGLFKEEVFCFVHLSVQEFLAALHAHLTFTKSGTNILSETPTSLRYLLSKLPNSKIKQADFYQCAVDEALQNEKGHLDLFLRFLLGLSLPTNQALLRGLINGEGSSEPNQEIIGYIKEKIGENLSSERIINLFHCLNELNDSSLVQEVQQNLRSRRLTTESLSSAQWSALGFILLSSGQDLEMFDLKKYSASEWVLLRLLPVVTACRKALLSHCNLRERSCEALSPVLSASSSSLLELDLSDNDLRDSGLNELSVGLKSPNCRLEILRLSGCLITAEGCSSLASALRSNPTHLKELDLSFNHPGDDGTKQLSAVLEDPELSLEVLRLDHCGKERLKSGLKKYHCELSVDTNTVHRSIQVSNNWIMRRVAEDQPYPAHPERFDVCPQLLCSNSLTGRCYWEVEWTGWVWISVAYKKIWRHGSSPQGQFGANQHSWSLECSDSGYSVLHNNISVAFPPLSSTGPRRVAVYVNYPAGTVTFYRITTDTLVHLYTFKTTFIEPLFPGFGFGLWSWFVPGSSVHLCSNAGEAPV